In Pungitius pungitius chromosome 2, fPunPun2.1, whole genome shotgun sequence, a single window of DNA contains:
- the LOC119211491 gene encoding centrosome and spindle pole-associated protein 1-like isoform X1, with translation MDDELENFIRERKARMAEDRASLEHDPPYIEIKAKPHRAYESTAKENIPPRSISQEKEESCTAGLPLGVEYERKKQRLRHELRMDYRRYMAQKKHFGPAEPGPLIRLNNRRSIQQHLLESQADAPSKQRPPSRRDVATLTENIRGSHRPLRLRADILTPGPEADEEQTSVPRRHCDRLGKSLDQDQEEEEEEEEEYFKELELVDRRRRRHIGVEACYENRPFNKTDWREKSANLVGRGSRALTNNEDVEFATGLKIGAADTEEALQRRKERYRQELQEQIAEQHRNKKREKDLEMKVAATGANDPEKQPDRIRQFGLYRKQTHQVMQPSGSGASETSSRGLPSHVRVGFRVRETPIPPPELPHVAFQSPLLEYSSALSLSPNSQPPAPSFPRATDTPRIPLIPPRPPSALGEAYRSLYGEPHYNYNTRNLLDPNMAYLSSYWNVPAGGAPPSQFGTYSPHSQHSGSTFPEPPPQPSREASAVDAHTRVLPSEGSGSTRDRVLSYREALKQQGASSRGNSELYDQIQQQQEQKRLEREDEERYEAQLEADMKNHQPWGRGGGGAPLRDGTGNLIADLHQMHKLNEEAYINPEQWQRRATATRRPEPPSPNQRVSGSVAECNSHHARDGLSGSTRGQTQQFARGSVFSNQPTQQQLHEQDKYKAYLQQQIDEKLLKKAEERERTRLEEEKEEKRLAEQRARIQREFDEEQERKKRKEMEQKAKNEELIELTERRKKEMERKKNEAEEKERAALRKQYEKERQARVEKEVCREPSPPIPTLQKRHGLHQYTRTPPTVDSQHSTAPLSESSLSGLQSPPVPARRNQLRAAGDQRDVFSELSALRRHLRNEEKRLEVRLQQVDWEELDSPLSDRHRERPQVDVFDMARLRLQAPVRRPNSRNTEPRNLVRIHDSDQLKHSDGESRLCFREVPKQEAVGVASRRRRDYMDQQFSSRGSTVQDDYCDLSPPHHNDYLRSGSGRSARGSLLDSESAFIDPLGEALPARHTPEADTAPPLSARERRRMSKRPQPPQERDFSSRQDDYSALAGDGQEVEPGVHRGSRDGSGRLLSISRRSKAAGPVAVLDDGSSPPQFSLHRLDCRGSVDRPSTDPWMPGTTETLKCLSRPPRRERLIT, from the exons ATGGATGACGAGCTGGAGAACTTCATCAGGGAGCGGAAGGCGAGGATGGCCGAGGATAGAGCCAGTTTGGAACATGACCCTCCGTACATAGAAATAAAG GCTAAACCTCACAGAGCCTATGAGTCCACTGCTAAGGAGAACATCCCTCCCAGGTCGATATCACAGGAGAAAG AAGAGAGTTGCACTGCGGGGCTACCGCTCGGTGTCGAGTATGAGCGGAAGAAACAGAGGCTGCGGCATGAGCTCCGCATGGATTACAGGCGCTACATGGCTCAG AAGAAGCACTTTGGCCCTGCGGAGCCTGGACCATTAATTCGCCTCAATAACAGGAGATCCATCCAG CAACACCTGCTTGAAAGCCAGGCAGATGCTCCTTCCAAACAGCGACCTCCTTCCCGAAGGGATGTGGCCACTCTCACAGAGAACATCAGGGGATCGCACAGGCCTTTGCGTCTCAGAGCCGATATCCTGACCCCTGGCCCTGAGGCGGACGAGGAGCAGACGTCAGTACCTCGGAGGCACTGTGACCGGCTGGGGAAGTCtttggaccaggaccaggaggaggaagaggaagaggaggaggagtacttcaaggagctggagctggtggaTAGAAGAAGGCGAAGGCATATCGGGGTTGAGGCTTGTTATGAGAACAGACCATTCAATAAGACTGATTGGAG GGAGAAGAGTGCGAATCTAGTCGGCCGGGGATCGAGAGCACTGACCAACAATGAGGATGTGGAGTTTGCCACTGGCCTTAAAATAG gagcgGCCGACACAGAAGAAGCattgcagaggaggaaggagcgcTACAGACAGGAGCTCCAGGAGCAGATAGCGGAACAGCATAGAAACAAGAAAAG GGAGAAAGATTTGGAGATGAAAGTCGCAGCAACGGGGGCCAATGATCCTGAGAAACAG CCAGACCGGATCAGACAGTTCGGACTGTACCGAAAACAAACTCATCAGGTGATGCAGCCTTCAGGTTCAGGGGCGAGCGAGACCTCCTCCAGAGGCCTTCCTAGTCACGTGAGGGTGGGCTTCCGAGTCAGAGAGACTCCTATTCCTCCTCCTGAGCTGCCCCACGTCGCCTTCCAGTCCCCTCTGCTGGAGTACAGCTCCGCCCTGAGCCTGTCGCCCAACAGCCAGCCCCCTGCGCCCTCCTTCCCCAGAGCCACAGACACTCCCAG AATCCCCTTGattcctcctcgccctccttcAGCCCTTGGTGAGGCCTACAGGAGCCTGTATGGAGAGCCCCATTACAACTACAACACCAGAAACCTGCTGGACCCCAACATGGCGTACT TGTCCTCCTACTGGAACGTACCAGCAGGGGGAGCGCCGCCCAGCCAGTTTGGAACCTATAGCCCCCACAGCCAGCACAGTGGTAGCACCTTCCCTGAGCCTCCACCACA GCCTAGCCGTGAGGCCAGTGCCGTGGACGCACACACCCGGGTTCTCCCATCAGAGGGATCCGGGTCGACCCGGGACAGAGTTCTGAGCTACAGGGAGGCTTTGAAACAACAG GGAGCCTCCAGCAGAGGGAACAGCGAGCTTTACGACCAG ATCCAGCAGCAACAGGAGCAGAAGCGGTTGGagagggaggacgaggagcgCTACGAGGCCCAGCTGGAGGCAGATATGAAGAACCACCAGCCGTGGGGTCGAGGTGGAGGGGGCGCCCCGCTGAGGGACGGCACGGGAAACCTGATCG CTGACCTCCACCAGATGCACAAACTGAATGAGGAGGCCTACATCAACCCGGAACAGTGGCAGAGAAGAGCCACGGCGACCCGCCGCCCAGAGCCCCCCAGCCCCAACCAGAGGGTCTCCGGCTCTGTGGCAGAGTGCAACAGCCATCACGCCCGTGACGGGCTCTCTG GTTCCACTCGTGGCCAAACGCAACAGTTTGCCAGAGGCAGTGTGTTTTCCAACCAGCCCACCCAACAGCAGCTCCACGAGCAGGACAAGTACAAAGCCTACCTCCAACAGCAG atagatgaaaaattgctgaaaaaggcagaggagagggaaaggacaagactggaggaggagaaagaggagaagaggctggCGGAGCAGAGAGCTCGCATCCAGAGGGAGTTCGATGAGGAGCAAGAGAGGAAGAAACGGAAGGAAATGGAG CAAAAGGCCAAGAATGAAGAGCTGATTGAACTGACTGAAcggaggaagaaggagatggagaggaagaagaatgaagcagaggagaaggagagggcaGCACTGAGGAAGCAGTATGAGAAGGAGAGGCAAGCTCGGGTGGAGAAGGAG GTGTGCAGGGAGCCTTCCCCACCAATCCCCACCCTGCAGAAGAGACATGGCCTACACCAGTAcacccgcacccccccgacTGTTGACAGCCAGCATTCAACTGCCCCTCTGTCT GAGAGCTCTTTGTCGGGTCTCCAGTCCCCTCCGGTCCCGGCTCGTAGAAACCAGCTTCGGGCTGCAG GGGACCAGCGCGACGTGTTCAGCGAGCTGTCGGCTCTGCGTCGCCATCTTCGCAACGAAGAGAAGCGACTGGAGGTTCGTCTGCAGCAGGTCGACTGGGAGGAGTTGGACTCTCCTTTGAGTGACAG aCACCGGGAGCGCCCCCAGGTGGACGTGTTCGACATGGCACGGCTGCGGCTCCAGGCTCCGGTCCGCCGGCCAAACTCCAGAAACACGGAGCCCAGAAACTTGGTGCGGATCCACGACTCCGATCAGCTCAAACACTCGG ACGGCGAGTCCAGACTGTGCTTCAGAGAGGTGCCCAAGCAGGAAGCAGTGGGTGTggccagcaggaggaggcgggacTACATGGATCAGCAGTTCAGCAGCCGGGGGTCTACAGTCCAGGACG ATTATTGCGATCTGTCTCCACCACACCACAATGATTATCTG aggagtgggagtgggaggtCTGCCAGAGGTTCTCTGCTGGACTCAGAGAGCGCTTTCATTG atccCCTCGGTGAGGCTTTACCAGCGCGGCACACCCCAGAAGCGGATACAGCCCCCCCGCTGTCAGCCAGGGAGAGGAGGCGGATGTCCAAACGGCCACAGCCCCCTCAG GAGCGAGACTTTTCCAGCCGTCAGGACGACTACTCCGCCCTCGCAGGGGatggacaggaagtggagccCGGCGTCCACAGGGGAAGTCGGGATGGGTCAGGACGTCTGTTGTCCATCAGCCGCCGTAGCAAGGCAGCCG gACCGGTGGCTGTCCTCGATGACGGCTCCTCCCCGCCCCAATTCTCTCTTCACCGCCTTGACTGCCGGGGCTCTGTGGACAGGCCCTCCACGGATCCATGGATGCCGGGAACGACAGAGACGCTGAAATGTTTGTCCCGACCGCCGAGGAGGGAGCGGTTGATAACGTAG
- the LOC119211491 gene encoding centrosome and spindle pole-associated protein 1-like isoform X3: MDDELENFIRERKARMAEDRASLEHDPPYIEIKAKPHRAYESTAKENIPPRSISQEKEESCTAGLPLGVEYERKKQRLRHELRMDYRRYMAQKKHFGPAEPGPLIRLNNRRSIQQHLLESQADAPSKQRPPSRRDVATLTENIRGSHRPLRLRADILTPGPEADEEQTSVPRRHCDRLGKSLDQDQEEEEEEEEEYFKELELVDRRRRRHIGVEACYENRPFNKTDWREKSANLVGRGSRALTNNEDVEFATGLKIGAADTEEALQRRKERYRQELQEQIAEQHRNKKREKDLEMKVAATGANDPEKQPDRIRQFGLYRKQTHQVMQPSGSGASETSSRGLPSHVRVGFRVRETPIPPPELPHVAFQSPLLEYSSALSLSPNSQPPAPSFPRATDTPRIPLIPPRPPSALGEAYRSLYGEPHYNYNTRNLLDPNMAYLSSYWNVPAGGAPPSQFGTYSPHSQHSGSTFPEPPPQPSREASAVDAHTRVLPSEGSGSTRDRVLSYREALKQQIQQQQEQKRLEREDEERYEAQLEADMKNHQPWGRGGGGAPLRDGTGNLIADLHQMHKLNEEAYINPEQWQRRATATRRPEPPSPNQRVSGSVAECNSHHARDGLSGSTRGQTQQFARGSVFSNQPTQQQLHEQDKYKAYLQQQIDEKLLKKAEERERTRLEEEKEEKRLAEQRARIQREFDEEQERKKRKEMEQKAKNEELIELTERRKKEMERKKNEAEEKERAALRKQYEKERQARVEKEVCREPSPPIPTLQKRHGLHQYTRTPPTVDSQHSTAPLSESSLSGLQSPPVPARRNQLRAAGDQRDVFSELSALRRHLRNEEKRLEVRLQQVDWEELDSPLSDRHRERPQVDVFDMARLRLQAPVRRPNSRNTEPRNLVRIHDSDQLKHSDGESRLCFREVPKQEAVGVASRRRRDYMDQQFSSRGSTVQDDYCDLSPPHHNDYLRSGSGRSARGSLLDSESAFIDPLGEALPARHTPEADTAPPLSARERRRMSKRPQPPQERDFSSRQDDYSALAGDGQEVEPGVHRGSRDGSGRLLSISRRSKAAGPVAVLDDGSSPPQFSLHRLDCRGSVDRPSTDPWMPGTTETLKCLSRPPRRERLIT, from the exons ATGGATGACGAGCTGGAGAACTTCATCAGGGAGCGGAAGGCGAGGATGGCCGAGGATAGAGCCAGTTTGGAACATGACCCTCCGTACATAGAAATAAAG GCTAAACCTCACAGAGCCTATGAGTCCACTGCTAAGGAGAACATCCCTCCCAGGTCGATATCACAGGAGAAAG AAGAGAGTTGCACTGCGGGGCTACCGCTCGGTGTCGAGTATGAGCGGAAGAAACAGAGGCTGCGGCATGAGCTCCGCATGGATTACAGGCGCTACATGGCTCAG AAGAAGCACTTTGGCCCTGCGGAGCCTGGACCATTAATTCGCCTCAATAACAGGAGATCCATCCAG CAACACCTGCTTGAAAGCCAGGCAGATGCTCCTTCCAAACAGCGACCTCCTTCCCGAAGGGATGTGGCCACTCTCACAGAGAACATCAGGGGATCGCACAGGCCTTTGCGTCTCAGAGCCGATATCCTGACCCCTGGCCCTGAGGCGGACGAGGAGCAGACGTCAGTACCTCGGAGGCACTGTGACCGGCTGGGGAAGTCtttggaccaggaccaggaggaggaagaggaagaggaggaggagtacttcaaggagctggagctggtggaTAGAAGAAGGCGAAGGCATATCGGGGTTGAGGCTTGTTATGAGAACAGACCATTCAATAAGACTGATTGGAG GGAGAAGAGTGCGAATCTAGTCGGCCGGGGATCGAGAGCACTGACCAACAATGAGGATGTGGAGTTTGCCACTGGCCTTAAAATAG gagcgGCCGACACAGAAGAAGCattgcagaggaggaaggagcgcTACAGACAGGAGCTCCAGGAGCAGATAGCGGAACAGCATAGAAACAAGAAAAG GGAGAAAGATTTGGAGATGAAAGTCGCAGCAACGGGGGCCAATGATCCTGAGAAACAG CCAGACCGGATCAGACAGTTCGGACTGTACCGAAAACAAACTCATCAGGTGATGCAGCCTTCAGGTTCAGGGGCGAGCGAGACCTCCTCCAGAGGCCTTCCTAGTCACGTGAGGGTGGGCTTCCGAGTCAGAGAGACTCCTATTCCTCCTCCTGAGCTGCCCCACGTCGCCTTCCAGTCCCCTCTGCTGGAGTACAGCTCCGCCCTGAGCCTGTCGCCCAACAGCCAGCCCCCTGCGCCCTCCTTCCCCAGAGCCACAGACACTCCCAG AATCCCCTTGattcctcctcgccctccttcAGCCCTTGGTGAGGCCTACAGGAGCCTGTATGGAGAGCCCCATTACAACTACAACACCAGAAACCTGCTGGACCCCAACATGGCGTACT TGTCCTCCTACTGGAACGTACCAGCAGGGGGAGCGCCGCCCAGCCAGTTTGGAACCTATAGCCCCCACAGCCAGCACAGTGGTAGCACCTTCCCTGAGCCTCCACCACA GCCTAGCCGTGAGGCCAGTGCCGTGGACGCACACACCCGGGTTCTCCCATCAGAGGGATCCGGGTCGACCCGGGACAGAGTTCTGAGCTACAGGGAGGCTTTGAAACAACAG ATCCAGCAGCAACAGGAGCAGAAGCGGTTGGagagggaggacgaggagcgCTACGAGGCCCAGCTGGAGGCAGATATGAAGAACCACCAGCCGTGGGGTCGAGGTGGAGGGGGCGCCCCGCTGAGGGACGGCACGGGAAACCTGATCG CTGACCTCCACCAGATGCACAAACTGAATGAGGAGGCCTACATCAACCCGGAACAGTGGCAGAGAAGAGCCACGGCGACCCGCCGCCCAGAGCCCCCCAGCCCCAACCAGAGGGTCTCCGGCTCTGTGGCAGAGTGCAACAGCCATCACGCCCGTGACGGGCTCTCTG GTTCCACTCGTGGCCAAACGCAACAGTTTGCCAGAGGCAGTGTGTTTTCCAACCAGCCCACCCAACAGCAGCTCCACGAGCAGGACAAGTACAAAGCCTACCTCCAACAGCAG atagatgaaaaattgctgaaaaaggcagaggagagggaaaggacaagactggaggaggagaaagaggagaagaggctggCGGAGCAGAGAGCTCGCATCCAGAGGGAGTTCGATGAGGAGCAAGAGAGGAAGAAACGGAAGGAAATGGAG CAAAAGGCCAAGAATGAAGAGCTGATTGAACTGACTGAAcggaggaagaaggagatggagaggaagaagaatgaagcagaggagaaggagagggcaGCACTGAGGAAGCAGTATGAGAAGGAGAGGCAAGCTCGGGTGGAGAAGGAG GTGTGCAGGGAGCCTTCCCCACCAATCCCCACCCTGCAGAAGAGACATGGCCTACACCAGTAcacccgcacccccccgacTGTTGACAGCCAGCATTCAACTGCCCCTCTGTCT GAGAGCTCTTTGTCGGGTCTCCAGTCCCCTCCGGTCCCGGCTCGTAGAAACCAGCTTCGGGCTGCAG GGGACCAGCGCGACGTGTTCAGCGAGCTGTCGGCTCTGCGTCGCCATCTTCGCAACGAAGAGAAGCGACTGGAGGTTCGTCTGCAGCAGGTCGACTGGGAGGAGTTGGACTCTCCTTTGAGTGACAG aCACCGGGAGCGCCCCCAGGTGGACGTGTTCGACATGGCACGGCTGCGGCTCCAGGCTCCGGTCCGCCGGCCAAACTCCAGAAACACGGAGCCCAGAAACTTGGTGCGGATCCACGACTCCGATCAGCTCAAACACTCGG ACGGCGAGTCCAGACTGTGCTTCAGAGAGGTGCCCAAGCAGGAAGCAGTGGGTGTggccagcaggaggaggcgggacTACATGGATCAGCAGTTCAGCAGCCGGGGGTCTACAGTCCAGGACG ATTATTGCGATCTGTCTCCACCACACCACAATGATTATCTG aggagtgggagtgggaggtCTGCCAGAGGTTCTCTGCTGGACTCAGAGAGCGCTTTCATTG atccCCTCGGTGAGGCTTTACCAGCGCGGCACACCCCAGAAGCGGATACAGCCCCCCCGCTGTCAGCCAGGGAGAGGAGGCGGATGTCCAAACGGCCACAGCCCCCTCAG GAGCGAGACTTTTCCAGCCGTCAGGACGACTACTCCGCCCTCGCAGGGGatggacaggaagtggagccCGGCGTCCACAGGGGAAGTCGGGATGGGTCAGGACGTCTGTTGTCCATCAGCCGCCGTAGCAAGGCAGCCG gACCGGTGGCTGTCCTCGATGACGGCTCCTCCCCGCCCCAATTCTCTCTTCACCGCCTTGACTGCCGGGGCTCTGTGGACAGGCCCTCCACGGATCCATGGATGCCGGGAACGACAGAGACGCTGAAATGTTTGTCCCGACCGCCGAGGAGGGAGCGGTTGATAACGTAG
- the LOC119211491 gene encoding centrosome and spindle pole-associated protein 1-like isoform X2, whose product MDDELENFIRERKARMAEDRASLEHDPPYIEIKAKPHRAYESTAKENIPPRSISQEKESCTAGLPLGVEYERKKQRLRHELRMDYRRYMAQKKHFGPAEPGPLIRLNNRRSIQQHLLESQADAPSKQRPPSRRDVATLTENIRGSHRPLRLRADILTPGPEADEEQTSVPRRHCDRLGKSLDQDQEEEEEEEEEYFKELELVDRRRRRHIGVEACYENRPFNKTDWREKSANLVGRGSRALTNNEDVEFATGLKIGAADTEEALQRRKERYRQELQEQIAEQHRNKKREKDLEMKVAATGANDPEKQPDRIRQFGLYRKQTHQVMQPSGSGASETSSRGLPSHVRVGFRVRETPIPPPELPHVAFQSPLLEYSSALSLSPNSQPPAPSFPRATDTPRIPLIPPRPPSALGEAYRSLYGEPHYNYNTRNLLDPNMAYLSSYWNVPAGGAPPSQFGTYSPHSQHSGSTFPEPPPQPSREASAVDAHTRVLPSEGSGSTRDRVLSYREALKQQGASSRGNSELYDQIQQQQEQKRLEREDEERYEAQLEADMKNHQPWGRGGGGAPLRDGTGNLIADLHQMHKLNEEAYINPEQWQRRATATRRPEPPSPNQRVSGSVAECNSHHARDGLSGSTRGQTQQFARGSVFSNQPTQQQLHEQDKYKAYLQQQIDEKLLKKAEERERTRLEEEKEEKRLAEQRARIQREFDEEQERKKRKEMEQKAKNEELIELTERRKKEMERKKNEAEEKERAALRKQYEKERQARVEKEVCREPSPPIPTLQKRHGLHQYTRTPPTVDSQHSTAPLSESSLSGLQSPPVPARRNQLRAAGDQRDVFSELSALRRHLRNEEKRLEVRLQQVDWEELDSPLSDRHRERPQVDVFDMARLRLQAPVRRPNSRNTEPRNLVRIHDSDQLKHSDGESRLCFREVPKQEAVGVASRRRRDYMDQQFSSRGSTVQDDYCDLSPPHHNDYLRSGSGRSARGSLLDSESAFIDPLGEALPARHTPEADTAPPLSARERRRMSKRPQPPQERDFSSRQDDYSALAGDGQEVEPGVHRGSRDGSGRLLSISRRSKAAGPVAVLDDGSSPPQFSLHRLDCRGSVDRPSTDPWMPGTTETLKCLSRPPRRERLIT is encoded by the exons ATGGATGACGAGCTGGAGAACTTCATCAGGGAGCGGAAGGCGAGGATGGCCGAGGATAGAGCCAGTTTGGAACATGACCCTCCGTACATAGAAATAAAG GCTAAACCTCACAGAGCCTATGAGTCCACTGCTAAGGAGAACATCCCTCCCAGGTCGATATCACAGGAGAAAG AGAGTTGCACTGCGGGGCTACCGCTCGGTGTCGAGTATGAGCGGAAGAAACAGAGGCTGCGGCATGAGCTCCGCATGGATTACAGGCGCTACATGGCTCAG AAGAAGCACTTTGGCCCTGCGGAGCCTGGACCATTAATTCGCCTCAATAACAGGAGATCCATCCAG CAACACCTGCTTGAAAGCCAGGCAGATGCTCCTTCCAAACAGCGACCTCCTTCCCGAAGGGATGTGGCCACTCTCACAGAGAACATCAGGGGATCGCACAGGCCTTTGCGTCTCAGAGCCGATATCCTGACCCCTGGCCCTGAGGCGGACGAGGAGCAGACGTCAGTACCTCGGAGGCACTGTGACCGGCTGGGGAAGTCtttggaccaggaccaggaggaggaagaggaagaggaggaggagtacttcaaggagctggagctggtggaTAGAAGAAGGCGAAGGCATATCGGGGTTGAGGCTTGTTATGAGAACAGACCATTCAATAAGACTGATTGGAG GGAGAAGAGTGCGAATCTAGTCGGCCGGGGATCGAGAGCACTGACCAACAATGAGGATGTGGAGTTTGCCACTGGCCTTAAAATAG gagcgGCCGACACAGAAGAAGCattgcagaggaggaaggagcgcTACAGACAGGAGCTCCAGGAGCAGATAGCGGAACAGCATAGAAACAAGAAAAG GGAGAAAGATTTGGAGATGAAAGTCGCAGCAACGGGGGCCAATGATCCTGAGAAACAG CCAGACCGGATCAGACAGTTCGGACTGTACCGAAAACAAACTCATCAGGTGATGCAGCCTTCAGGTTCAGGGGCGAGCGAGACCTCCTCCAGAGGCCTTCCTAGTCACGTGAGGGTGGGCTTCCGAGTCAGAGAGACTCCTATTCCTCCTCCTGAGCTGCCCCACGTCGCCTTCCAGTCCCCTCTGCTGGAGTACAGCTCCGCCCTGAGCCTGTCGCCCAACAGCCAGCCCCCTGCGCCCTCCTTCCCCAGAGCCACAGACACTCCCAG AATCCCCTTGattcctcctcgccctccttcAGCCCTTGGTGAGGCCTACAGGAGCCTGTATGGAGAGCCCCATTACAACTACAACACCAGAAACCTGCTGGACCCCAACATGGCGTACT TGTCCTCCTACTGGAACGTACCAGCAGGGGGAGCGCCGCCCAGCCAGTTTGGAACCTATAGCCCCCACAGCCAGCACAGTGGTAGCACCTTCCCTGAGCCTCCACCACA GCCTAGCCGTGAGGCCAGTGCCGTGGACGCACACACCCGGGTTCTCCCATCAGAGGGATCCGGGTCGACCCGGGACAGAGTTCTGAGCTACAGGGAGGCTTTGAAACAACAG GGAGCCTCCAGCAGAGGGAACAGCGAGCTTTACGACCAG ATCCAGCAGCAACAGGAGCAGAAGCGGTTGGagagggaggacgaggagcgCTACGAGGCCCAGCTGGAGGCAGATATGAAGAACCACCAGCCGTGGGGTCGAGGTGGAGGGGGCGCCCCGCTGAGGGACGGCACGGGAAACCTGATCG CTGACCTCCACCAGATGCACAAACTGAATGAGGAGGCCTACATCAACCCGGAACAGTGGCAGAGAAGAGCCACGGCGACCCGCCGCCCAGAGCCCCCCAGCCCCAACCAGAGGGTCTCCGGCTCTGTGGCAGAGTGCAACAGCCATCACGCCCGTGACGGGCTCTCTG GTTCCACTCGTGGCCAAACGCAACAGTTTGCCAGAGGCAGTGTGTTTTCCAACCAGCCCACCCAACAGCAGCTCCACGAGCAGGACAAGTACAAAGCCTACCTCCAACAGCAG atagatgaaaaattgctgaaaaaggcagaggagagggaaaggacaagactggaggaggagaaagaggagaagaggctggCGGAGCAGAGAGCTCGCATCCAGAGGGAGTTCGATGAGGAGCAAGAGAGGAAGAAACGGAAGGAAATGGAG CAAAAGGCCAAGAATGAAGAGCTGATTGAACTGACTGAAcggaggaagaaggagatggagaggaagaagaatgaagcagaggagaaggagagggcaGCACTGAGGAAGCAGTATGAGAAGGAGAGGCAAGCTCGGGTGGAGAAGGAG GTGTGCAGGGAGCCTTCCCCACCAATCCCCACCCTGCAGAAGAGACATGGCCTACACCAGTAcacccgcacccccccgacTGTTGACAGCCAGCATTCAACTGCCCCTCTGTCT GAGAGCTCTTTGTCGGGTCTCCAGTCCCCTCCGGTCCCGGCTCGTAGAAACCAGCTTCGGGCTGCAG GGGACCAGCGCGACGTGTTCAGCGAGCTGTCGGCTCTGCGTCGCCATCTTCGCAACGAAGAGAAGCGACTGGAGGTTCGTCTGCAGCAGGTCGACTGGGAGGAGTTGGACTCTCCTTTGAGTGACAG aCACCGGGAGCGCCCCCAGGTGGACGTGTTCGACATGGCACGGCTGCGGCTCCAGGCTCCGGTCCGCCGGCCAAACTCCAGAAACACGGAGCCCAGAAACTTGGTGCGGATCCACGACTCCGATCAGCTCAAACACTCGG ACGGCGAGTCCAGACTGTGCTTCAGAGAGGTGCCCAAGCAGGAAGCAGTGGGTGTggccagcaggaggaggcgggacTACATGGATCAGCAGTTCAGCAGCCGGGGGTCTACAGTCCAGGACG ATTATTGCGATCTGTCTCCACCACACCACAATGATTATCTG aggagtgggagtgggaggtCTGCCAGAGGTTCTCTGCTGGACTCAGAGAGCGCTTTCATTG atccCCTCGGTGAGGCTTTACCAGCGCGGCACACCCCAGAAGCGGATACAGCCCCCCCGCTGTCAGCCAGGGAGAGGAGGCGGATGTCCAAACGGCCACAGCCCCCTCAG GAGCGAGACTTTTCCAGCCGTCAGGACGACTACTCCGCCCTCGCAGGGGatggacaggaagtggagccCGGCGTCCACAGGGGAAGTCGGGATGGGTCAGGACGTCTGTTGTCCATCAGCCGCCGTAGCAAGGCAGCCG gACCGGTGGCTGTCCTCGATGACGGCTCCTCCCCGCCCCAATTCTCTCTTCACCGCCTTGACTGCCGGGGCTCTGTGGACAGGCCCTCCACGGATCCATGGATGCCGGGAACGACAGAGACGCTGAAATGTTTGTCCCGACCGCCGAGGAGGGAGCGGTTGATAACGTAG